From Larus michahellis chromosome 8, bLarMic1.1, whole genome shotgun sequence, one genomic window encodes:
- the FBXL16 gene encoding F-box/LRR-repeat protein 16, with product MSNPRNGDTKPPCLPRNGLVKIPTQPNGLGSASITKGTPAVKNRLCQPSSVPAILSPALAHRSDLPIPSLASPLSLAALAGVSSPPGASLVGLNTSEGSEQPSPERLPGSPSERQLAVDEKILNRLFWYFSACEKCVLAQVCKAWRRVLYQPKFWVGLTPVLHTKELYNILPSGEKEFVSLQGFAVRGFDGFCLVGVSDLDICEFIDNYPLSKKGVKSMSLKRSTITDAGLEVMLEQMQGVVRLELSGCNDFTEAGLWSSLNARITALSVSDCINVADDAIAAISQLLPNLTELNLQAYHVTDTALAYFTAKQGYTTHTLRLNSCWEITNHGVVNMVHSLPNLSVLSLSGCSKVTDDGVELVAENLRKLRSLDLSWCPRITDMALEYIACDLHKLEELVLDRCVRITDTGLSYLSTMSSLRSLYLRWCCQVQDFGLKHLLSMGSLRLLSLAGCPLLTTTGLSGLVQLQELEELELTNCPGATPELFKYFSQHLPCCMVIE from the exons ATGTCGAACCCGAGAAACGGTGACACCAAGCCCCCATGTTTACCCCGCAATGGACTGGTGAAGATCCCCACGCAACCCAACGGCCTCGGCTCCGCCAGCATCACCAAAGGCACCCCCGCCGTCAAGAACCGCCTGTGCCAGCCTTCCTCCGTGCCTGCCATCCTCAGCCCGGCCTTAGCCCACCGCAGCGAcctgcccatccccagcctggcCTCCCCGCTCTCCTTGGCCGCTCTGGCCGGCGTCTCCTCCCCTCCCGGCGCTTCCTTGGTGGGACTGAACACGAGCGAAGGCTCGGAGCAGCCCTCACCGGAGCGGCTGCCCGGCTCGCCCTCGGAAAGGCAGCTGGCGGTGGACGAGAAGATCCTCAATCGCTTGTTCTGGTACTTTTCAGCGTGCGAGAAGTGCGTGCTGGCACAGGTGTGCAAGGCGTGGCGGCGGGTGCTCTACCAACCCAAGTTCTGGGTGGGCTTGACACCCGTCCTGCACACCAAAGAGCTCTACAACATCTTGCCCAGCGGCGAGAAGGAGTTTGTCAGCCTGCAGGGCTTCGCCGTCCGCGGCTTCGACGGCTTCTGCCTTGTGGGGGTCTCCGACCTGGACATTTGTGAGTTCATTGACAACTACCCCCTCTCCAAGAAGGGGGTCAAGTCCATGAGCCTTAAGAGGTCGACCATCACGGATGCGGGGTTGGAG GTGatgctggagcagatgcaggGGGTGGTGCGGCTGGAGCTGTCGGGCTGCAACGACTTCACAGAGGCCGGGCTGTGGTCCAGCCTCAACGCCCGCATCACGGCGCTGAGTGTCAGCGACTGCATCAACGTGGCCGACGACGCCATCGCCGCCATCTCGCAGCTCCTGCCCAACCTCACCGAGCTCAACCTTCAAGCCTACCACGTGACGGACACGGCGCTCGCCTACTTCACCGCCAAGCAAGGTTACACCACCCACACCCTCCGCCTCAACTCCTGCTGGGAGATCACCAACCACGGCGTGGTCAACATGGTCCACAGCCTGCCCAACCTGAGCGTCCTCAGCCTCTCGGGCTGCTCCAAGGTGACAGATGACGGCGTGGAGTTGGTGGCCGAGAATCTGCGGAAGCTGCGCAGCCTTGACCTCTCCTGGTGCCCTCGCATCACCGACATGGCCCTGGAGTACATCGCCTGTGACCTGCAcaagctggaggagctggtgctCGACAG GTGCGTGCGGATCACCGACACTGGCCTCAGCTACCTGTCCACCATGTCATCCCTGCGGAGCCTCTACCTGCGCTGGTGCTGCCAG gtgcAGGATTTTGGCCTGAAGCATCTCCTGAGCATGGGCAGCCTGCGCCTCCTCTCGCTGGCCG
- the METRN gene encoding meteorin: MWALRALCLAGLGAALGGASADQCSWRGSGLSQEAGSVEQLSLHCAEGSLEWLYPTGALRLRLDPRLPPTTAAIKGQSPWHVTACVKPSGTFRGAQLYLEREGVLELLLPEAPRPRVRCFSWLPREKVALFLQATPHRDISRRIAAFRYELRGDWLARPALPAASLTGEGACRPCNDTEILMAICTSDFVIRGSIRSVSNDAELQESVIGVSATRIHRQKFPLFQVGGRGGRAVGSIRTPLRCGVKPGPGTFLFTGWLHFGEAWLSCAPRYRDFQRIYEGARRTRQNPCEFPVD, from the exons ATGTGGGCGCTGCGGGCGCTGTGCCTGGCCGGGCTGGGCGCGGCACTCGGCGGAGCCTCGGCGGATCAGTGCAGCTGGAGGGGCAG CGGGCTGTCGCAGGAGGCAGGCAGCGTGGAACAGCTCTCCCTGCACTGCGCCGAGGGCTCGCTGGAGTGGCTGTACCCCACGGGGGCCCTTCGCCTCCGCCTGGACCCCCGTCTgccccccaccaccgccgccaTCAAGGGCCAGAGCCCCTGGCACGTCACCGCTTGCGTCAAACCTTCCGGTACCTTCCGGGGAGCTCAGCTCTACCTGGAGAGGGAGGgggtgctggagctgctgttgcCGGAggccccccggccccgcgtccGTTGCTTCAGCTGGCTGCCCCGGGAGAAGGTGGCTCTGTTCCTGCAGGCCACCCCGCACCGTGACATCAGTCGCCGCATCGCCGCCTTCCGCTACGAGCTGCGGGGGGACTGGCTCgcccgcccggcgctgcccgccgccagccTCACCGGAGAAG GAGCGTGCCGGCCGTGCAACGACACCGAGATCCTGATGGCCATTTGCACTAGTGACTTTG TGATCCGCGGCAGCATCCGGAGCGTCTCCAACGATGCGGAGCTGCAGGAATCCGTCATCGGGGTGAGCGCCACTCGCATCCACCGCCAAAAGTTCCCCCTCTTCcaggtgggggggcggggggggcgggcggtgggcagCATCCGCACCCCACTGCGCTGCGGCGTCAAGCCGGGCCCCGGCACCTTCCTCTTCACCGGGTGGCTGCATTTCGGCGAAGCTTGGCTGAGCTGCGCGCCCCGCTATAGGGACTTCCAGCGCATCTACGAGGGGGCACGGCGTACGCGCCAGAACCCCTGCGAGTTCCCCGTGGACTGA